In Oryza sativa Japonica Group chromosome 3, ASM3414082v1, one DNA window encodes the following:
- the LOC4331596 gene encoding xyloglucan galactosyltransferase KATAMARI1 homolog, with the protein MHIRVGSTIRQVLIKSAPKGGGRQQRRAKGMEKVAVGLLPPLRFIAVLAVVSWTSFIYCHFSLLSGGLLLGHGGGDDGADPCRGRYIYVHDLPRRFNDDILRDCRKTRDHWPDMCGFVSNAGLGRPLVDRADGVLTGEAGWYGTHQFALDAIFHNRMKQYECLTNQSAVADAVFVPFYAGFDFVRYHWGYDNATRDAASVDLTQWLMRRPEWRRMGGRDHFLVAGRTGWDFRRDTNINPNWGTNLLVMPGGRDMSVLVLESSLLNGSDYAVPYPTYFHPRSDADVFRWQDRVRGMQRRWLMAFVGAPRPDDPKNIRAQIIAQCNATSACSQLGCAFGSSQCHSPGNIMRLFQKATFCLQPPGDSYTRRSVFDSMVAGCIPVFFHNATAYLQYAWHLPREHAKYSVFISEHDVRAGNVSIEATLRAIPAATVERMREEVIRLIPSVIYADPRSKLETVRDAFDVAVEGIIDRIAMTRGGYARSWLRPKQSRQALDARRRRLS; encoded by the exons ATGCATATTAGAGTGGGCAGCACGATCAGACAAGTG CTGATCAAATCCGCGCCGAAAGGCGGTGGTCGGCAGCAACGCCGGGCGAAGGGGATGGAGAAGGTCGCGGTTGGCTTGTTGCCGCCGCTGCGGTTcatcgccgtcctcgccgtcgtGTCGTGGACGTCGTTCATCTACTGCCATTTCTCCTTGCTCAGCGGCGGGTTGCTGctgggccacggcggcggcgacgacggcgccgacccGTGCCGGGGGAGGTACATCTACGTGCACGACCTGCCGCGCCGGttcaacgacgacatcctcCGCGACTGCCGGAAGACGAGAGACCACTGGCCGGACATGTGCGGGTTCGTCAGCAACGCCGGCCTCGGCCGGCCGCTCGTCGACCGGGCCGACGGCGTGCTGACGGGCGAGGCCGGGTGGTACGGCACGCACCAGTTCGCGCTGGACGCCATCTTCCACAACCGGATGAAGCAGTACGAGTGCCTGACCAACCAATCGGCGGTGGCTGACGCGGTGTTCGTCCCGTTCTACGCCGGCTTCGACTTCGTCCGCTACCACTGGGGTTACGACAACGCGACGAGGGACGCCGCGTCGGTCGACCTCACGCAGTGGCTCatgcggcggccggagtggaggCGCATGGGCGGCCGCGACCACTTCCTCGTCGCCGGGAGGACGGGGTGGGACTTCCGGAGGGACACCAACATCAACCCAAACTGGGGCACCAACCTCCTCGTCATGCCGGGCGGCCGGGACATGTCGGTGCTCGTGCTGGAGTCCTCGCTGCTCAACGGCAGCGACTACGCCGTGCCGTACCCGACCTACTTCCACCCGAGGTCCGACGCCGACGTGTTCCGGTGGCAGGACAGGGTGCGCGGCATGCAGCGTCGGTGGCTCATGGCGTTCGtcggcgcgccgcggccggaCGACCCGAAGAACATCCGCGCCCAGATCATCGCGCAGTGCAACGCGACGAGCGCGTGCAGCCAGCTCGGCTGCGCGTTCGGCAGCAGCCAGTGCCACTCCCCGGGCAACATCATGCGGCTGTTCCAGAAGGCCACCTTCTGCCTGCAGCCGCCGGGGGACTCCTACACGCGGCGGTCGGTGTTCGACTCGATGGTCGCCGGGTGCATCCCGGTGTTCTTCCACAACGCGACGGCGTACCTGCAGTATGCGTGGCACCTCCCCCGGGAGCACGCCAAGTACTCGGTGTTCATCTCCGAGCACGACGTGCGCGCCGGCAACGTGAGCATCGAGGCGACGCTCCGGGcgatccccgccgccaccgtggAGCGGATGCGGGAGGAGGTGATCCGGCTCATCCCGTCGGTGATCTACGCCGACCCGAGGTCGAAGCTGGAGACGGTGAGGGACGCCTtcgacgtcgccgtcgaggGGATCATCGACAGAATCGCCATGACCAGGGGAGGCTACGCGAGATCGTGGCTCCGGCCTAAACAATCTAGGCAAGCACTAGACGCTCGACGACGCAGACTAAGTTAA